From Schaalia sp. ZJ405, one genomic window encodes:
- a CDS encoding MFS transporter, with translation MSTSTATRQEKTVPTVPENPAHAQSGAHSPTSGHPHVHRPHLVMSGLYVGAFLGMLSETSMNIALPSLMDHFNISAGIAQWMVVGYMLAIGIILPFVGILLKWVNAKTLAQCAAAMFFVGALMSTLAPNFAILLTGRMLQGIGTGIVLPILFSAIVHVFPPHLIGAATGIAGLVIMFAPVIGPTAAGILVSAISWRAIFALFAIVACVSFALLSAFFTNPFQQTRQPVDAISVVTSIVGFGGLVCGVSLLSEQGFSPVVIALIGVGVIVIGIYAQRQLTIAHPVLDLAILGRRDFRASALIVTLSFTCTLTCMYIVPLELQRGLSLDSSVVGMLMLPAGIINAVCSMLAGRLFDRFGAAPLVRFGALLTLIGIVLFTMIGTTTNVFFFIGAHVILMVGIPFIQQPAQSAALSSLPRQEASDGSTILNTLQQVAGAIGTAIATCLIGLGSASNTVDAAGGFITGSRFAYVFAAVLVLGALAISLTHRSRSAGDDRGEDRSQARAKNRDLAADIQDDLHAKAGVEA, from the coding sequence GTGTCCACCTCGACAGCCACGCGACAGGAAAAGACTGTCCCCACTGTCCCCGAAAACCCCGCACACGCTCAATCCGGCGCTCATTCCCCCACGTCGGGACACCCACACGTTCACCGCCCGCACCTGGTCATGTCCGGGCTCTACGTTGGCGCATTCCTGGGAATGCTCTCCGAAACTTCCATGAACATTGCGCTGCCCAGCCTCATGGACCACTTCAACATCAGCGCAGGAATCGCCCAGTGGATGGTCGTGGGCTACATGCTCGCCATCGGCATCATCCTGCCGTTCGTCGGAATCCTCCTCAAATGGGTGAACGCGAAAACTCTCGCTCAGTGTGCAGCCGCGATGTTCTTCGTCGGCGCACTCATGTCAACACTCGCGCCGAACTTCGCGATCCTCCTCACAGGGCGCATGCTTCAAGGAATCGGCACAGGCATTGTGCTGCCCATCCTGTTCTCCGCGATCGTTCACGTGTTCCCACCTCACCTCATCGGCGCGGCAACCGGCATCGCCGGACTTGTCATCATGTTCGCGCCCGTCATCGGCCCGACTGCCGCAGGAATCCTCGTATCCGCGATTTCGTGGCGAGCTATTTTCGCACTCTTCGCGATCGTTGCCTGCGTATCTTTCGCGCTGCTCAGCGCATTCTTCACGAACCCCTTCCAGCAGACCCGCCAGCCCGTTGACGCGATCTCCGTTGTCACCTCAATCGTCGGCTTCGGCGGCCTCGTGTGCGGCGTGTCCTTGCTGTCCGAGCAGGGTTTCTCGCCCGTGGTCATCGCCCTCATCGGCGTCGGAGTGATCGTCATCGGCATCTACGCGCAGCGTCAGCTGACAATTGCGCACCCCGTCCTCGACCTCGCGATCCTTGGACGTCGCGACTTCCGTGCATCGGCGCTCATCGTCACCCTGTCATTCACCTGCACGCTCACCTGCATGTACATCGTTCCTCTCGAGCTTCAGCGCGGCCTCAGCCTCGACTCCTCTGTCGTCGGCATGCTCATGCTTCCCGCGGGAATCATCAACGCCGTGTGCTCGATGCTCGCTGGTCGCCTGTTCGACAGATTTGGGGCCGCTCCCCTCGTTCGTTTCGGAGCGCTGCTCACGCTCATCGGCATCGTTCTTTTCACGATGATCGGGACCACAACGAACGTGTTCTTCTTTATCGGAGCGCACGTGATCCTCATGGTCGGTATCCCGTTCATTCAGCAGCCCGCCCAGTCGGCGGCACTCTCCAGTCTGCCGCGTCAGGAGGCCTCTGACGGTTCAACGATCCTCAACACTCTTCAGCAGGTTGCCGGGGCCATCGGCACCGCGATTGCCACGTGCCTTATCGGCCTGGGGTCTGCGTCGAACACTGTCGATGCTGCTGGGGGATTTATCACGGGTTCGCGTTTTGCCTACGTGTTTGCTGCCGTCCTCGTTCTTGGAGCACTCGCAATTTCGCTGACGCACCGCTCGCGTTCAGCCGGTGATGATCGGGGCGAGGATCGTTCTCAGGCTCGTGCGAAGAACCGGGACTTAGCGGCTGATATCCAGGATGATCTTCACGCAAAGGCCGGAGTTGAAGCCTGA
- a CDS encoding IS3 family transposase, with amino-acid sequence MPCLRIITEYIYWWNTQRIVSRLHASPLKRRQQYELAV; translated from the coding sequence ATGCCCTGCCTACGAATCATCACCGAATACATCTACTGGTGGAACACCCAACGAATCGTCAGCAGACTACACGCCAGCCCACTAAAACGCCGACAACAATACGAACTCGCTGTCTAA
- a CDS encoding substrate-binding domain-containing protein, whose translation MARKFLGVAATLAASALMIAACSTPTPSGSDQSASASGKAPWTIGVSNGFVGSEYRTQMIEDIQSVFDEYKEQGLVDDLILENADVDANGQIQQIRNLINKGVDVIIVDPNSATALNAVFEEAVSQGIKVYAIDQAVESEKVTNIGIDQQELGHASAEWFAEQVGNNAKIAVVAGTAGNPATEARWAGAKEVFDAAGIEVVATADGGWDQATGQTVAADLLAAYPDIKGIWTYDGMAQGVLRAVEAAGKTDSLVVAGEARVGFMRMWADKIDSGFKSVGIVNQPGTGGTALHFAIKELQGKTIDPSKITDGHTVILPLEPALTNDNFVTEWDKVKDKEDTYVLDSVLTSTEVDAFFK comes from the coding sequence ATGGCTCGCAAGTTCCTCGGCGTCGCCGCAACCCTGGCCGCCTCAGCTTTGATGATCGCCGCATGTTCCACCCCAACCCCCAGCGGAAGCGACCAAAGCGCATCCGCATCAGGCAAAGCCCCCTGGACTATCGGGGTATCAAACGGCTTCGTCGGCAGTGAATACCGCACCCAAATGATCGAGGACATCCAATCCGTCTTCGACGAATACAAGGAACAGGGACTAGTTGATGACCTGATCCTTGAAAATGCCGATGTCGACGCAAACGGTCAGATTCAGCAAATCCGCAACCTGATCAACAAAGGCGTTGACGTCATCATCGTCGACCCAAACTCAGCAACTGCATTGAACGCAGTCTTCGAAGAAGCAGTCAGCCAAGGCATCAAGGTCTATGCCATTGACCAGGCCGTCGAATCTGAGAAAGTCACCAATATCGGAATCGACCAGCAAGAACTTGGCCATGCAAGCGCCGAATGGTTCGCCGAACAAGTAGGGAACAACGCAAAGATCGCTGTCGTCGCAGGCACCGCAGGAAACCCCGCGACCGAAGCCCGTTGGGCCGGTGCAAAAGAAGTTTTCGACGCCGCAGGCATCGAAGTTGTCGCAACAGCTGACGGCGGTTGGGACCAAGCAACCGGCCAAACAGTTGCCGCCGACCTGCTGGCAGCATACCCAGATATCAAGGGCATCTGGACATATGACGGCATGGCGCAGGGCGTCTTGCGCGCAGTCGAAGCAGCAGGAAAAACCGACTCTTTGGTCGTTGCCGGAGAGGCTCGCGTCGGATTCATGCGCATGTGGGCCGACAAGATCGACTCCGGCTTCAAATCCGTCGGCATCGTGAACCAGCCAGGAACAGGCGGAACAGCGCTGCACTTTGCAATCAAAGAACTCCAGGGCAAGACCATCGACCCTTCGAAGATCACCGACGGTCACACCGTCATTCTTCCCCTCGAACCAGCCCTAACCAACGATAACTTCGTCACAGAATGGGACAAAGTCAAAGACAAGGAAGACACCTACGTCCTTGATTCTGTCCTTACGTCGACCGAAGTTGACGCGTTCTTCAAGTAA
- a CDS encoding sugar ABC transporter ATP-binding protein has protein sequence MSFLEMTGVDKHFGGVHALAHASLHVETGEIHGLLGPNGSGKSTLNKILAGTVQPDDAAIRINGNTVTIKSPRDAHKAGIAAVYQQLSAVPDLTIAQNIMLGREHSTAGFLTPKADRCETQAVFDIIKPGLTPGTTLSTPLAKLTPGDQQLVEFAKAIARKPRLLILDEATASLRSDQVKLVFTTTRQLADSGLAVIFVSHRMEEIREICQRATILRSGRTITSIDVPSTTNNEIVTLMVGRETNGTIRQAIPTETRNEPALEVEHLSAPSFSDISFTAAPGEVIGLGGLQGQGQSELLHALFGSQTATSGRITLNGTSGLPRRPHDGMKRSIALVPGDRDKQGLMGKRSILENLSIVSLRHRLRFRQFISMKRERANANQQIQAMSIKVGSATDPVTSLSGGNQQKVVLGKWLVTDPQLILLDDPTKGVDIGAKEEIYSMINQMTSRGAVVILNSSDDEELVALSHRVLVMFEGRITRELEGDNITATNLIEAALAGRNPAHTQTSTRPTVAGGNND, from the coding sequence ATGTCATTCCTCGAAATGACGGGCGTGGACAAACACTTCGGTGGTGTACACGCCCTCGCACACGCCTCACTTCATGTTGAAACGGGAGAAATTCACGGACTCCTAGGCCCCAACGGATCAGGAAAATCAACCCTGAACAAAATCCTTGCCGGAACAGTTCAGCCCGACGACGCTGCGATCCGCATCAACGGCAACACCGTCACCATCAAATCGCCAAGAGACGCGCATAAAGCAGGAATCGCCGCGGTGTACCAACAGCTGTCCGCAGTACCCGACCTGACGATCGCACAGAACATCATGCTCGGCAGAGAACATTCGACAGCCGGTTTCCTCACCCCAAAAGCGGACAGGTGCGAAACTCAAGCGGTTTTTGACATCATCAAACCCGGCCTTACCCCCGGAACGACGCTATCAACACCCCTCGCCAAACTGACACCCGGCGACCAACAGCTTGTCGAGTTCGCAAAGGCAATCGCACGCAAACCACGACTACTCATCCTCGACGAAGCCACCGCCTCGCTACGTTCCGATCAAGTCAAACTGGTATTCACTACCACGCGACAACTCGCGGACAGCGGACTGGCAGTCATCTTCGTTTCGCACCGGATGGAAGAAATTCGTGAAATCTGCCAACGCGCAACCATCCTGCGATCCGGACGCACAATCACGTCGATTGATGTCCCATCGACAACAAACAATGAAATCGTCACGCTGATGGTCGGCCGAGAAACCAACGGCACAATCCGTCAAGCTATCCCCACAGAAACACGTAACGAACCGGCACTCGAGGTCGAACATCTCAGCGCCCCCTCATTCAGCGACATCTCATTCACGGCAGCACCCGGCGAGGTCATCGGCCTGGGAGGCCTCCAAGGCCAAGGCCAATCGGAACTCCTGCACGCCCTCTTCGGATCACAGACCGCAACCAGCGGACGTATCACGCTCAATGGAACAAGCGGACTTCCTCGCCGCCCCCACGACGGAATGAAACGCTCAATAGCCCTGGTCCCGGGTGATCGAGACAAACAAGGCCTCATGGGCAAACGCTCAATCCTTGAAAACCTATCAATCGTCTCGCTTCGACACCGACTACGGTTCCGCCAATTCATTTCGATGAAACGCGAACGCGCCAATGCCAACCAGCAAATTCAAGCAATGTCCATCAAAGTCGGATCCGCCACCGATCCAGTGACCAGCCTCTCGGGCGGAAATCAGCAAAAAGTTGTCCTCGGAAAATGGCTGGTCACTGACCCCCAACTCATCCTTCTCGATGACCCAACCAAAGGTGTTGACATCGGTGCAAAAGAAGAGATCTACTCAATGATCAACCAAATGACATCCCGCGGCGCGGTTGTCATCCTCAATTCCAGCGATGACGAAGAACTTGTCGCGCTTTCCCACCGAGTCCTGGTCATGTTCGAAGGTCGAATCACCCGCGAACTCGAAGGCGACAACATCACCGCGACAAACCTCATCGAGGCTGCACTCGCGGGGCGAAATCCAGCGCACACGCAAACCTCCACACGTCCCACAGTTGCAGGAGGCAATAATGACTAG
- a CDS encoding ABC transporter permease, with amino-acid sequence MTSLQQRSAHHPARALPRIFGDLRGTSTLVTWGLLIVAVVLAAILQPKFFTLYSITSNFATFTPLVFAAVAQAVVILSGGLDLSVGAVIALSSVTALTVMNGDDTKIALGFIVAILTGIGCGIVNGIIIGVVRLQPLIATFGTLSIFSGITLLVLPQPGGAVPPALTSVYRMAIGRLPISLLLVLSCALLWWILSKTVFARHVYAVGSNAESAYASLVPVTGVKIGAYATCGFFAGLAALAILSNTGSGDPFIGESMAMDSIAACVLGGIALSGGRGSGYGAIAGALILSLTSNILFFIGVPTTYRQLASGLVIIAALALSVLSPKGGKTQ; translated from the coding sequence ATGACTAGTCTCCAACAGCGCAGCGCACATCACCCCGCACGCGCTCTCCCTCGAATCTTCGGTGACCTACGAGGAACGTCAACCCTGGTCACATGGGGCCTGCTCATTGTCGCGGTTGTCCTTGCAGCGATCCTCCAACCCAAGTTCTTCACGCTCTACTCCATCACCTCAAATTTCGCGACCTTCACTCCCCTGGTTTTCGCAGCGGTCGCACAAGCCGTCGTCATCCTGTCGGGTGGACTAGACCTGTCAGTCGGAGCAGTGATCGCCCTGAGCTCCGTCACCGCGCTCACCGTCATGAACGGTGACGACACAAAAATCGCACTGGGTTTCATCGTCGCGATCCTCACCGGAATCGGATGCGGAATCGTCAATGGAATCATCATTGGCGTGGTTCGTCTTCAACCGCTCATCGCAACCTTCGGCACACTGTCAATCTTCTCTGGGATCACATTGCTGGTACTCCCCCAACCCGGCGGAGCAGTCCCGCCAGCGCTCACCAGTGTCTACCGAATGGCCATTGGCCGACTTCCCATCTCGCTGCTGCTGGTCCTCAGCTGCGCCCTTCTGTGGTGGATCCTCTCGAAAACAGTGTTCGCCCGCCATGTCTATGCAGTCGGATCGAACGCCGAAAGCGCCTACGCGTCGCTTGTGCCCGTGACGGGGGTGAAGATCGGTGCTTACGCCACATGCGGTTTCTTTGCCGGACTTGCTGCGCTAGCAATTCTGTCGAATACCGGTTCCGGAGACCCCTTCATTGGAGAATCTATGGCAATGGACTCCATTGCTGCATGTGTTTTGGGTGGCATCGCTCTTTCGGGTGGTCGAGGCAGTGGTTACGGCGCCATAGCGGGTGCACTGATCCTCTCACTCACCTCGAACATCCTGTTCTTCATCGGGGTTCCTACAACATACCGCCAACTTGCTTCCGGCCTGGTCATCATCGCCGCCCTCGCATTGTCGGTCCTCTCACCTAAAGGAGGGAAAACACAATGA
- a CDS encoding ABC transporter permease, whose protein sequence is MSQTPSPAPTATSLPTHGEGRSSASSRLLGFVKNPIAVSAFLTVALLVVGNIIAPGFAAPSQITSMLRVASFLGFMAIGQTIVVLSGGDGIDLSIGKVATFSAIIAARIMNGSDSNVVLGLVLALLAGTLIGLANGMGIVFLQIPPFVMTLGMMGVVQGLALAYTGGVAAGRAAPMLTALVGKGSFLGIPGVLWVWLIISILVIAILRRTRFGWELYAVGANREAARLSGINVKSRVLQAYAASGFFAALGGIMLVGYTESVFLNLADAYTLSSVAAVIIGGTLASGGIGGYAGTAIGAIVLTVLNSFLTTRDIPEAVRTIINGVVLVALLAAYGRQKRLRN, encoded by the coding sequence ATGAGCCAGACACCGTCACCTGCACCCACGGCCACGTCCCTCCCAACTCACGGAGAAGGTCGTTCATCGGCCTCGTCGCGACTGCTTGGCTTCGTCAAGAACCCGATAGCCGTGTCAGCTTTCCTCACCGTAGCCCTGCTCGTGGTAGGCAACATCATCGCACCAGGCTTCGCGGCGCCGTCACAGATCACGTCGATGCTGCGCGTCGCTTCGTTCCTCGGATTCATGGCGATCGGACAAACCATCGTCGTCCTCTCCGGTGGCGATGGAATCGATCTTTCAATCGGAAAAGTTGCGACTTTCAGCGCGATCATCGCAGCCCGGATCATGAACGGATCAGATTCCAATGTCGTCCTCGGGCTGGTACTCGCACTGCTCGCGGGAACACTGATCGGCCTAGCCAACGGCATGGGCATCGTATTTTTACAAATCCCCCCGTTCGTCATGACCCTCGGCATGATGGGAGTTGTTCAAGGGCTCGCACTGGCTTACACCGGTGGCGTGGCCGCCGGTCGAGCAGCACCAATGCTCACCGCACTGGTTGGGAAGGGATCATTCCTGGGGATCCCCGGAGTCCTGTGGGTGTGGCTCATCATCAGCATCCTGGTCATCGCGATCCTTCGACGCACCCGATTCGGCTGGGAACTCTACGCCGTCGGCGCGAACCGTGAAGCAGCGCGCCTGTCCGGCATCAACGTCAAAAGCAGGGTTCTCCAGGCATACGCAGCCTCCGGTTTCTTCGCGGCGCTCGGTGGAATCATGCTGGTTGGCTATACCGAATCCGTGTTCCTCAACTTAGCTGACGCCTATACCCTGTCCTCCGTTGCTGCGGTCATCATTGGCGGAACTCTCGCATCTGGCGGCATCGGAGGCTATGCGGGAACCGCGATCGGAGCCATCGTTTTGACCGTCCTGAATTCTTTCCTCACGACGCGCGATATTCCCGAGGCCGTCCGCACAATCATCAACGGCGTCGTCCTCGTAGCTTTGCTTGCTGCTTACGGCAGGCAAAAACGACTGAGAAATTAG
- a CDS encoding Gfo/Idh/MocA family protein: protein MENNNRLGVGIIGAGFIAKFHARSWGGVRDGDIVAVTSRTQASAENLAREVEDLGVGTNVTVHANIASLVQDPRVDAVWVLTPNFARIETIEAIVDEVKTGRASLRGIAIEKPLGRTVAEARRVLELVESAGLLHGYLENQVFAPGITRPHELLWTRAAGIAGSPYLARAAEEHSGPHNTWFWNGVEEGGGVLNDMMCHSVEAGRYMLTPPGVDPAEWLTPVSVSASINSLKWGRTRYASELEEKYPGIVDYTKTPSEDYAHAVFEFRNGDGEPVIVEATTSWSYVGAGLRLSFELLGPEYSMDSSTLATESRVFLSRNLQQEEGEDLIEKQNAEQGLMPIVSDEAMTYGYTGENQAFTTDFLAGRQPRESLHNGLQVMELLMAAYHSAETGRTVTWPVNLEDFVPAVARGEWNPRG, encoded by the coding sequence ATGGAAAACAACAACCGACTCGGCGTCGGAATCATTGGTGCCGGATTCATCGCAAAGTTCCACGCACGCTCGTGGGGCGGCGTACGCGACGGCGATATCGTCGCAGTGACCTCGCGGACACAGGCGTCCGCAGAAAACCTTGCGCGCGAAGTTGAAGACCTTGGCGTTGGCACAAATGTTACTGTCCATGCGAATATCGCCTCACTGGTTCAAGATCCCCGAGTCGACGCGGTCTGGGTACTCACACCAAACTTTGCACGAATCGAAACCATCGAAGCGATCGTTGACGAAGTGAAAACCGGTCGCGCTTCACTTCGAGGAATCGCAATCGAAAAGCCGCTCGGACGCACCGTCGCCGAAGCGCGGCGAGTGCTCGAACTGGTGGAAAGCGCAGGACTGCTGCACGGCTACCTCGAAAATCAGGTTTTCGCTCCCGGAATCACCCGCCCCCACGAACTGCTGTGGACGCGTGCCGCAGGAATCGCCGGTTCTCCATATCTTGCGCGCGCCGCCGAAGAGCACTCCGGCCCCCACAACACGTGGTTCTGGAATGGAGTTGAAGAAGGTGGTGGTGTCCTGAACGACATGATGTGCCACTCCGTCGAGGCTGGCCGCTATATGCTCACTCCCCCAGGTGTTGATCCAGCCGAATGGCTAACCCCCGTGTCGGTGAGCGCCTCGATCAACTCACTCAAATGGGGACGGACACGTTACGCGAGTGAACTCGAAGAGAAATATCCGGGTATCGTTGACTACACGAAGACACCATCCGAGGACTACGCCCATGCAGTCTTCGAGTTCCGTAACGGTGATGGTGAACCCGTGATCGTCGAGGCAACGACATCGTGGAGTTATGTTGGTGCCGGCCTTCGTTTGTCCTTCGAGCTGCTTGGCCCCGAATATTCGATGGATTCATCCACGCTGGCAACTGAGTCACGAGTATTCCTTTCGCGTAACCTTCAGCAAGAAGAGGGCGAAGACCTGATCGAAAAGCAAAACGCCGAGCAGGGCCTGATGCCGATAGTCTCCGACGAAGCGATGACCTACGGATACACGGGCGAAAACCAGGCATTCACGACTGATTTCCTTGCCGGTCGGCAGCCTCGTGAATCCCTCCACAATGGTCTGCAAGTGATGGAGCTGCTGATGGCTGCCTATCACTCGGCGGAAACAGGGCGAACGGTGACATGGCCAGTGAACTTGGAAGATTTCGTTCCCGCGGTTGCGCGCGGAGAGTGGAACCCCCGCGGCTAA
- a CDS encoding ROK family transcriptional regulator has product MGVSELSRHNSLRILRFLFAQGPASRISLGKELKLAPATVNRLCARLLQEGLLVDRGINENTGGRPSMVVDFNAARGCLLVADIADHRTVIRLIDLRGAMLREWIHPTEGDASVRYHQFFEHIEHAWNEAADHQVIAIGVSVPGPVNDDGIVLFAPAFNWKMVPLKADLESRFTVPIAVENDANLIAIAQARDSHWDSYRSLFVLAVFDGIGSGIIENRSIWRGAVGAAGQVGRLLMGSSSLVNDYSGYGDLESHLGASSMVRRALDAGLNVAEVPDADAIFRLAQNVDSRAVELVDGFLDDFALALVNVCALLAPEVILFAGLFDRWSEYVLPRLQSRLEDHVVHVPLLAPVHGGDTAALLGARWIAFDAAGGIEALLHHHDV; this is encoded by the coding sequence ATGGGTGTTTCGGAACTATCTCGGCATAACAGTCTGCGGATTCTACGTTTTCTTTTTGCACAGGGGCCAGCAAGCCGTATTTCTTTAGGGAAGGAGCTCAAGCTTGCCCCCGCGACAGTGAATCGCTTATGCGCGCGTTTGCTTCAAGAGGGACTTCTTGTGGATCGCGGAATCAATGAAAATACGGGCGGTCGCCCGTCGATGGTTGTTGATTTCAACGCAGCACGAGGCTGCCTGCTGGTTGCCGACATCGCCGATCACCGCACCGTGATCCGCCTGATCGATCTACGAGGTGCGATGCTGCGTGAGTGGATCCACCCAACAGAGGGGGATGCGTCCGTTCGGTATCATCAGTTCTTTGAGCATATTGAACACGCATGGAACGAGGCTGCGGACCATCAGGTGATCGCCATCGGAGTGTCGGTGCCCGGACCTGTAAACGATGACGGGATCGTGCTTTTCGCACCGGCGTTCAATTGGAAAATGGTGCCTTTGAAGGCTGATCTGGAGAGTCGCTTCACGGTACCAATCGCTGTTGAGAACGATGCGAATCTCATCGCGATCGCGCAGGCGAGAGACAGTCATTGGGATTCGTATCGCTCGCTATTCGTTCTTGCAGTTTTTGATGGCATTGGCTCAGGAATCATTGAAAATAGGAGCATTTGGCGGGGTGCTGTAGGCGCTGCTGGTCAAGTTGGTCGTCTTTTGATGGGAAGTTCATCCCTGGTCAACGACTACTCCGGGTACGGCGATCTGGAATCTCATCTTGGCGCGTCTTCGATGGTGCGGCGTGCACTCGATGCCGGTCTGAATGTCGCAGAGGTTCCAGACGCGGATGCCATTTTCCGTCTTGCACAAAACGTCGATAGCCGCGCGGTTGAGCTGGTTGATGGATTCCTTGATGACTTTGCCCTGGCACTGGTTAACGTGTGCGCGCTGTTGGCACCGGAGGTCATTCTTTTTGCGGGGCTTTTCGATCGGTGGTCGGAGTATGTTCTCCCCCGGTTGCAGTCCCGGCTCGAAGATCACGTTGTTCATGTGCCACTGCTTGCCCCAGTTCACGGTGGCGATACCGCTGCTCTACTGGGAGCACGATGGATTGCCTTTGATGCGGCGGGTGGGATCGAAGCGCTGCTGCACCATCATGATGTGTGA
- a CDS encoding transposase, protein MVQGSGPDLCGALDPGLDEVRRLRIVNPSPRLCDRSIPRSTKTPPSKALDAFETSAWAAKYPAAVATWKNARGAGLFRSWRWPATRKAIYTTNSIESLNYQLRKITKNRGHFPSDTAAVKLLWLAIHEHRRQTPTRTSQGSRPSQRQST, encoded by the coding sequence CTGGTCCAGGGCAGTGGTCCAGACCTGTGTGGTGCACTTGATCCGGGCCTCGATGAGGTTCGTCGCCTACGGATCGTAAACCCCTCGCCGCGGCTCTGCGACCGATCTATACCGCGGTCAACGAAGACACCGCCCTCTAAGGCACTGGACGCGTTTGAAACCTCTGCCTGGGCAGCGAAGTATCCAGCTGCGGTTGCCACCTGGAAGAACGCCAGGGGAGCCGGTTTATTCCGTTCTTGGCGTTGGCCAGCCACCCGAAAAGCTATCTACACCACGAACTCAATCGAGTCACTGAACTATCAACTTCGTAAGATCACGAAGAACCGGGGCCATTTCCCCTCTGACACGGCCGCAGTCAAACTCTTATGGCTAGCAATTCACGAACATCGAAGACAAACGCCCACGCGAACGAGCCAAGGAAGCAGGCCTTCCCAAAGGCAGTCCACGTAA
- a CDS encoding transposase produces the protein MCSGSGSRPAKERKFWAGVCAELANRGVGDVLIIVCDGLSGFPEAINATWSRAVVQTCVVHLIRASMRFVAYGS, from the coding sequence ATGTGCTCGGGATCTGGGTCCAGGCCAGCGAAGGAGCGAAAATTCTGGGCCGGAGTCTGTGCCGAGCTTGCCAACCGCGGCGTGGGTGACGTCCTTATCATCGTCTGTGACGGGCTGAGTGGGTTTCCTGAAGCGATCAATGCGACCTGGTCCAGGGCAGTGGTCCAGACCTGTGTGGTGCACTTGATCCGGGCCTCGATGAGGTTCGTCGCCTACGGATCGTAA
- a CDS encoding transposase produces the protein MKAELTEHLGYDKHEATGRGSGDSRNGTTPKTIKTEVGPVRIDQPRDRAGTFFLPCCARPAPPRGPG, from the coding sequence GTGAAGGCCGAGCTGACCGAGCACCTGGGTTATGACAAGCACGAGGCGACAGGTCGTGGCAGTGGGGACTCTCGTAACGGGACAACACCGAAAACGATCAAGACCGAGGTCGGACCGGTCAGGATTGATCAGCCCCGGGACCGGGCTGGCACGTTCTTCCTACCTTGTTGCGCCCGGCCAGCGCCGCCTCGGGGGCCTGGATGA
- a CDS encoding DUF4268 domain-containing protein, whose amino-acid sequence MGVDDAFETFIGPSLKGSQGQFFTPRYVTNLVRSLVRPKIGDMVLEKSVTFGDKNQWEAQFDWIIDVMLEMKKAFKKHL is encoded by the coding sequence ATGGGGGTAGACGATGCTTTTGAGACGTTCATTGGTCCTTCGTTGAAAGGAAGCCAGGGCCAGTTCTTCACTCCTCGATACGTTACCAATCTGGTTCGCTCTCTAGTCAGGCCAAAGATCGGTGACATGGTCCTCGAAAAGAGCGTGACCTTCGGCGATAAGAACCAATGGGAAGCACAATTCGATTGGATTATTGATGTCATGCTCGAAATGAAGAAGGCGTTCAAGAAACACTTATAA
- a CDS encoding GNAT family N-acetyltransferase — protein sequence MKQLKEKEYEEFQQHLYNKTHGYIWTPDTLELICSSNNNDPERIGRQMLKMMGKLRNEHISYMTSDKHKKYVIHSLRKGETELLKDFLYEAIFIPKGAEPPEWDIIEKPELRVYTDDFGTRKGDNCLMADFDGKVVGAVWTRIMDDYGHVDDETPSFAISLYKAYRGQGIGAQLMVKMLELLKWQGYERASQAVQKANYAVKMYKNVGFETVDENTEEYIMVCEL from the coding sequence ATGAAGCAACTGAAAGAAAAAGAATATGAGGAATTTCAGCAGCACCTCTACAACAAGACGCATGGGTACATTTGGACGCCGGACACGCTGGAACTTATATGCAGCAGTAACAACAACGATCCGGAGCGTATCGGCAGACAGATGCTTAAGATGATGGGAAAGCTGCGCAACGAGCATATCTCCTACATGACGAGCGACAAGCACAAAAAATATGTGATTCATAGCCTTCGTAAGGGTGAAACCGAATTGCTGAAGGACTTCTTATATGAAGCAATCTTCATACCGAAAGGCGCAGAGCCGCCGGAGTGGGATATCATTGAGAAGCCGGAACTTCGTGTGTACACGGATGACTTTGGTACCCGCAAAGGTGATAATTGCCTGATGGCTGACTTTGACGGCAAGGTGGTCGGGGCGGTCTGGACAAGGATCATGGACGATTATGGTCATGTGGATGATGAGACACCATCCTTTGCCATTTCGCTTTACAAAGCGTATCGCGGTCAGGGCATCGGCGCACAGCTTATGGTGAAGATGCTTGAACTACTGAAATGGCAGGGATATGAACGAGCGTCCCAGGCGGTACAGAAAGCAAACTACGCCGTAAAGATGTATAAGAATGTTGGATTCGAGACGGTCGATGAAAACACTGAAGAATATATCATGGTGTGCGAGTTGTAA